One part of the Tunicatimonas pelagia genome encodes these proteins:
- a CDS encoding acyl transferase, whose amino-acid sequence MNFSTQFKHKLLKANPKSFEALALELFQWQAHHNPIYRAYLSYLKVHPTTINTIEQIPCLPIEFFKHHRILSGNHSKVTQIFESSGTTGQIRSKHYVPNLAWYHQVCETIFTQQWGQLQDFHIFALLPSYLERNNASLVSMADYLIRESKSPYAGFYLNNFQQLVDAVEQARQAQGAVLLLGVTFALLDLAEQYSLNWSEVVIMETGGMKGRRKELTRPEVHQILRTKLGVTSVASEYGMTELLSQAYARSTGQFAAPPWMKVMIRDIYDPFAHVQPGKQGGINIIDLANVDSCAFIETKDLGRVLDNRLFEVLGRYDNSEIRGCNLMV is encoded by the coding sequence ATGAATTTTTCTACCCAGTTTAAACACAAATTGCTAAAGGCCAACCCCAAGTCATTTGAAGCTCTTGCGTTGGAGCTTTTTCAGTGGCAAGCTCATCATAACCCGATTTACCGAGCGTATCTATCTTACCTGAAGGTTCATCCGACAACCATCAACACTATTGAGCAAATTCCCTGTTTACCAATTGAATTCTTTAAGCATCACCGCATACTTAGTGGCAACCATTCGAAGGTAACTCAGATTTTTGAAAGCAGTGGCACTACCGGACAAATCCGCAGCAAGCATTACGTACCCAACCTAGCTTGGTACCACCAAGTTTGTGAAACAATTTTTACCCAACAGTGGGGTCAGCTTCAGGACTTTCATATTTTTGCCCTACTTCCCTCTTACTTGGAACGGAACAATGCCTCGCTAGTCTCTATGGCGGACTATCTTATTCGAGAAAGCAAATCCCCTTACGCTGGCTTTTACCTCAACAACTTCCAACAGCTAGTTGATGCCGTAGAGCAAGCCCGACAGGCGCAGGGCGCGGTACTGCTGTTAGGAGTTACCTTTGCTTTGCTAGATTTAGCCGAACAATACTCCCTCAATTGGTCAGAGGTAGTAATAATGGAAACCGGGGGGATGAAAGGCCGGCGAAAAGAGCTAACCCGCCCGGAGGTGCACCAGATACTCAGGACAAAATTAGGCGTAACGTCGGTTGCCTCCGAATACGGCATGACCGAACTGCTCTCTCAAGCCTACGCCCGTAGTACTGGTCAATTCGCTGCCCCCCCTTGGATGAAAGTGATGATTCGGGATATTTACGATCCTTTTGCCCACGTACAACCCGGCAAGCAAGGAGGAATTAATATCATTGACTTAGCCAATGTAGACTCCTGTGCTTTTATTGAAACCAAAGATTTGGGTCGAGTTCTAGACAATAGATTATTTGAAGTACTGGGACGGTATGATAATTCTGAGATACGGGGCTGTAATTTGATGGTATAA
- a CDS encoding DUF5723 family protein, with the protein MKNKYASLILLGVMLLALPGFAQQELTLHLLDNVYQATHTNPAFRTRSNKINVTIFSSAHLSLRNSGFTYNQLAANIKEDETGQRIIDLQDVQDNLNLNGRDYVHASFNADLFALSFPAGKNRFSLNVTEHIQGRLHYDASILELATTGNAPGQTFQFGNYELNAIHFREFGIGWNRPFLEENKLTVGTRLKAVFGLGNIQTQYADVSLTTGTEQELYAITTNANVRANTSGVDMLEDDLEAYLFNLQNVGFGIDIGGTYELNNQISFSASVINLGMISWQEDAKAYTSEGEFTFTGVDNDDLLTEGFDIDIEQLTDSIADVFDLEEEEAQYTTGLPTQMYLTGNYQLARRTTASATLYSDFYRSFRRGFALGIRQNVGRWLQAAATYSVQNRSFNNLGAGLSLTTGPGGIQLYCATDNILALTSIGGARVANMRAGFNFVF; encoded by the coding sequence ATGAAAAATAAATACGCTTCTCTCATTCTTCTGGGAGTAATGCTACTAGCATTGCCCGGATTTGCCCAACAAGAACTAACGTTGCATCTCTTAGATAATGTGTATCAGGCTACACATACCAATCCAGCGTTTAGAACCCGAAGCAACAAAATAAACGTGACAATATTTTCTTCAGCCCATCTTTCACTAAGAAATTCAGGGTTTACTTACAATCAATTAGCCGCTAATATTAAAGAGGATGAAACCGGACAGCGAATTATTGATTTGCAGGATGTGCAGGATAACCTAAATTTAAACGGTAGAGACTATGTTCATGCTAGCTTTAACGCTGACTTGTTCGCTTTATCGTTCCCTGCCGGTAAGAACCGATTTTCTCTTAACGTTACTGAGCATATTCAAGGGCGACTGCATTACGATGCCAGTATTTTAGAACTTGCTACTACCGGAAATGCCCCTGGACAAACCTTTCAGTTTGGTAACTACGAGCTAAATGCTATCCACTTCCGGGAGTTTGGGATAGGGTGGAACCGTCCGTTTCTGGAAGAAAATAAACTTACGGTAGGAACTAGGCTGAAAGCAGTATTTGGTTTAGGTAATATTCAAACCCAATATGCTGACGTGTCGCTAACAACGGGCACCGAACAAGAGCTGTATGCGATAACGACGAATGCTAATGTTCGGGCAAATACTTCTGGAGTAGATATGTTGGAAGATGATTTGGAAGCGTACTTGTTCAATCTACAAAACGTTGGGTTTGGTATTGACATAGGTGGTACGTATGAGTTAAACAATCAAATTTCTTTTAGTGCTTCTGTGATTAATCTGGGAATGATTTCTTGGCAGGAAGATGCCAAAGCATATACTTCGGAAGGCGAATTTACATTTACTGGAGTTGATAATGATGACTTGCTTACCGAAGGCTTTGATATTGACATAGAGCAGCTCACCGATTCCATTGCTGACGTTTTCGATCTTGAAGAAGAGGAAGCTCAGTATACAACCGGGTTACCTACCCAAATGTATCTTACCGGAAATTATCAGCTAGCTCGCCGTACCACTGCCTCGGCTACGTTGTACTCAGACTTCTATCGATCATTTCGTCGGGGATTCGCTTTGGGGATTCGGCAGAACGTAGGACGATGGCTCCAGGCTGCTGCCACGTATTCGGTACAAAACCGATCGTTTAATAACTTGGGGGCCGGGTTATCCCTTACCACCGGACCCGGAGGAATTCAGCTTTACTGTGCTACCGATAATATCTTGGCACTTACCAGCATAGGTGGTGCAAGAGTAGCCAATATGAGAGCGGGTTTTAATTTCGTCTTCTAA
- a CDS encoding PD-(D/E)XK nuclease family protein has protein sequence MSTFLEEVSQAILEKYATDLEQLTVVFPNRRAGLFFQHILAHQAKQSGWAPRIITFEDFVSELSGARTPDHLTLLFHLYQIFIRESNSQETFDHFYFWGDLLLQDFDAIDKALVKTSDLFANLKDLKELEANYDYLTDDQRSAITRFWKSFQHGQSTSSKENFLRFWVILHRVYTSFTQFLQQKEWAYEGLMLRQLADRIDSGTVNSAFPQLAFVGLHALAPAEDKLIKWFVKEQQADVFWDMDSYYVRHPQHQAGTYFRRYQRDSLWKKTFPNPLPNYFFTQPQRGVQAVGINLHVGQAKYAGAILREISQQPGFIPEKTAVVLPDENLLFPLLHSLPPEIRRVNVTMGYPVRSTALYSLIEHALSLQEDKRYNSTTEQYEFHHSQVLSLLRHPYLRQLAPNVSDDLGQDIEKRNQVYISEKHLQQHPLYTTVFQPLTQAEDTFDYLLQLLQRIYQGTDSYEESKDQLAVPLLEQELVYQLSIQVNRLKALAQEHQFTLTPQLLVRIFRQMMQGLRLPFTGEPLRGLQVMGVLETRNLDFDNVIILSFNEGVYPKSEMINTFIPGNLRRGFGLSTVDEQDAIYAYTFYRLLHRAKRVHLLYNTADSVGQQGEMSRFLYQLLYESDANAHSSVQFPNAQGDFTVSRKNLGNPVQTIPPQPIAIRKDTDVLQRLHRYTHQVNQPPRRSLTPSALNTYLDCRLKFYYKYVVDLKEPEIVQEEVDPAVFGNLLHRAMELVYQSVVTGQNRTVTVEIIEELKSQRLTEAVKLAFKEHYGQVEDTHFTLEGRNLIVYDIVLKMTRQILAMDTAYAPFDIVSLERDKGRGYFWETTIRDEEGTATTVSLRGIIDRIDQKGTTIRVLDYKTGRDEKQTKDLASLFNRDEKLRNKAAFQALFYALLYRQHSAEGQIVPGLINAKDLFNQDFDSRIYVGKEAVNDFEPWQEPFIQELHTLLLELFNPNAVFDQTDDLRKCSLCPYAKLCY, from the coding sequence ATGAGTACATTTTTAGAAGAAGTTAGTCAGGCTATTCTTGAAAAATATGCGACTGATTTGGAGCAGCTCACCGTAGTTTTTCCCAATCGGCGAGCCGGACTGTTTTTTCAGCATATTCTGGCTCATCAGGCAAAACAATCGGGGTGGGCACCCCGCATTATTACCTTTGAAGATTTTGTGAGCGAGCTTTCCGGGGCGCGTACTCCCGATCATCTTACGCTTTTGTTTCATCTTTATCAGATATTTATCAGAGAAAGTAATAGCCAGGAGACCTTTGACCATTTTTACTTTTGGGGCGATTTGCTACTGCAAGATTTTGATGCGATTGACAAGGCACTGGTTAAAACATCCGACCTATTCGCCAACCTCAAGGACCTCAAAGAACTAGAAGCGAACTACGATTATCTTACCGACGATCAGCGTAGCGCAATCACCCGATTTTGGAAAAGCTTTCAGCACGGGCAGTCTACTTCCTCCAAAGAGAATTTTTTACGATTTTGGGTAATTTTACACCGAGTGTATACTTCGTTTACTCAGTTTCTTCAGCAAAAAGAGTGGGCGTATGAAGGTCTGATGCTCCGTCAGCTAGCGGATCGCATTGATTCAGGAACGGTCAATTCTGCATTTCCACAACTCGCCTTCGTAGGATTACACGCGCTGGCTCCAGCCGAAGACAAGCTGATAAAGTGGTTTGTAAAAGAGCAGCAAGCGGATGTTTTCTGGGACATGGACAGTTATTACGTTCGTCACCCTCAGCATCAGGCAGGAACGTACTTCCGTCGTTACCAGCGGGATTCCCTTTGGAAAAAGACATTCCCTAACCCTTTGCCCAATTATTTTTTTACCCAACCGCAGCGAGGCGTACAAGCGGTTGGTATTAATTTACACGTGGGACAGGCCAAGTACGCTGGGGCAATCTTGAGAGAAATCAGCCAGCAGCCTGGATTCATTCCCGAAAAAACCGCGGTAGTGCTCCCAGATGAAAACTTGCTATTTCCGCTACTGCACTCGCTACCTCCTGAAATTAGGCGAGTAAACGTGACGATGGGCTATCCGGTACGAAGTACGGCGCTTTACAGCCTAATTGAACACGCCTTGAGCCTTCAGGAAGACAAACGTTATAATTCAACTACAGAGCAGTATGAATTTCACCATTCTCAAGTCCTGTCGCTGCTCCGGCATCCCTATCTTCGGCAGTTAGCCCCTAATGTGTCTGATGATCTGGGGCAGGATATTGAAAAACGTAATCAAGTATACATAAGTGAGAAGCACTTACAGCAACACCCTCTTTATACCACTGTTTTTCAGCCTCTTACGCAAGCTGAAGACACGTTTGATTATTTGTTGCAACTGCTGCAACGCATTTATCAGGGAACTGATAGTTACGAAGAGTCTAAAGATCAATTAGCTGTACCATTGCTAGAGCAGGAATTGGTGTATCAATTATCTATTCAGGTAAACCGCCTAAAGGCACTGGCTCAAGAACATCAATTTACCCTAACTCCTCAGTTGCTAGTACGAATTTTCCGGCAAATGATGCAAGGGCTGCGACTTCCGTTTACCGGAGAACCGCTGCGAGGATTACAGGTGATGGGAGTATTAGAAACTCGAAATCTGGATTTTGATAACGTAATTATACTATCATTCAACGAAGGAGTGTATCCTAAATCGGAGATGATTAATACCTTTATTCCGGGCAATTTACGACGGGGCTTCGGCCTATCTACGGTTGATGAGCAAGATGCTATTTACGCTTACACATTTTACCGCTTGCTGCACCGAGCCAAGCGAGTTCACCTGCTGTATAATACTGCCGATAGCGTAGGGCAGCAGGGCGAGATGAGTCGGTTTTTGTACCAGTTACTGTATGAGTCTGACGCTAACGCGCATAGTTCGGTTCAGTTTCCTAATGCTCAGGGAGATTTTACGGTAAGCCGAAAAAATCTGGGAAATCCGGTACAAACTATTCCTCCCCAGCCAATTGCCATCCGGAAAGATACTGACGTACTCCAGCGATTACATCGTTATACCCACCAGGTTAATCAACCGCCCCGGCGTAGTCTCACTCCTTCGGCTCTGAATACCTATCTTGATTGCCGATTAAAGTTTTACTATAAATACGTGGTCGATCTGAAAGAGCCGGAAATTGTGCAAGAGGAAGTTGATCCGGCCGTGTTTGGTAACTTATTGCACCGCGCAATGGAGTTGGTTTACCAATCGGTAGTGACTGGGCAGAATCGTACGGTTACAGTAGAGATTATTGAGGAATTGAAAAGTCAGCGACTAACTGAAGCAGTAAAATTAGCCTTTAAGGAGCATTATGGTCAGGTAGAGGATACTCATTTTACATTGGAAGGTCGGAACCTGATTGTATACGATATTGTGCTAAAGATGACTCGGCAGATTCTGGCAATGGACACGGCTTACGCTCCTTTTGATATTGTTAGCCTAGAGCGCGACAAGGGGAGAGGGTACTTCTGGGAAACTACCATTCGTGATGAGGAGGGCACAGCTACTACTGTGAGTCTACGGGGCATTATTGACCGAATCGACCAAAAAGGTACTACCATTCGGGTGTTGGATTACAAAACCGGACGGGATGAAAAGCAGACAAAAGATTTAGCATCTCTATTTAATCGGGATGAAAAGTTGCGTAACAAAGCTGCTTTTCAGGCACTATTTTACGCTTTATTGTACCGCCAACATTCGGCTGAGGGGCAAATTGTGCCTGGATTAATCAATGCTAAAGACTTATTCAATCAGGATTTTGACTCCCGAATTTACGTCGGAAAAGAAGCGGTAAACGATTTTGAACCCTGGCAAGAACCGTTTATCCAAGAGCTCCATACACTATTACTGGAGTTATTTAACCCCAATGCAGTATTTGATCAGACCGATGATTTACGAAAATGCTCCCTGTGCCCCTACGCCAAACTCTGTTACTGA
- a CDS encoding ATP-binding cassette domain-containing protein, which translates to MINISEVSKKYGNKRVLDRISLQVDRGQTLVLLGTSGSGKTTLLKMINHLVPPTTGDIYIDGKAVGNSNPTQLRKAIGYVIQQVGLFPHYTNRHNIELTLRLNNWPEKQREERSSTLLKLVGLNQEDGERYPHELSGGQQQRVGIARALANDPPIILMDEPFGALDPITKQNLIAELVEKQLFKDKTVVIVTHDVFEAIILADKICLLDQGQVQQIGSPKELLFQPASKFVKAFFDAQRLRLEMQVVNLAEVYPLIKVMSEKVSSTVEISLEKSVWEALEAIERNNMSQIFLTNGQSIKKIVSPTELVEAFYQFKNNNFTPAVG; encoded by the coding sequence ATGATAAATATCTCTGAGGTAAGTAAGAAGTATGGAAATAAGCGCGTACTTGACCGCATTTCCTTACAAGTAGACCGTGGGCAGACCCTGGTACTACTTGGCACCAGTGGGTCAGGAAAGACCACATTACTCAAGATGATCAACCATCTTGTTCCACCTACCACCGGAGATATTTACATCGATGGGAAAGCAGTGGGCAACAGCAATCCTACTCAGCTGCGAAAAGCTATTGGGTACGTAATTCAGCAAGTTGGCTTGTTTCCACATTATACCAATCGTCATAATATTGAGCTTACATTGAGGCTGAATAACTGGCCTGAGAAGCAACGAGAGGAGCGTAGCAGTACGCTACTAAAATTGGTAGGGCTAAACCAAGAAGATGGCGAACGCTACCCTCACGAGCTAAGCGGCGGGCAACAGCAACGGGTAGGCATTGCCCGAGCTTTAGCTAACGACCCACCCATTATTCTAATGGATGAACCCTTCGGAGCACTTGACCCTATTACCAAACAGAACTTAATTGCCGAACTAGTAGAAAAACAGCTTTTCAAAGATAAAACAGTGGTAATTGTAACGCACGATGTGTTTGAAGCAATTATCCTGGCCGATAAAATATGTTTGCTAGATCAGGGACAGGTACAGCAAATAGGTAGTCCGAAAGAACTACTGTTTCAGCCCGCTTCTAAATTTGTAAAAGCATTTTTTGATGCTCAACGCCTCCGACTGGAGATGCAGGTGGTGAATCTTGCGGAAGTTTATCCTCTAATAAAAGTGATGAGTGAAAAGGTTAGCAGTACAGTAGAAATCAGCTTAGAAAAAAGTGTTTGGGAAGCGTTAGAGGCCATTGAGCGCAACAATATGTCTCAAATCTTTCTTACGAATGGACAGTCGATTAAAAAGATTGTATCCCCTACCGAGTTAGTTGAAGCATTCTACCAGTTCAAAAATAACAACTTTACTCCGGCCGTCGGGTGA
- a CDS encoding L-type lectin-domain containing protein: MNRYIILLGVALCCHPAMAQFELLGTADYMPSGCILLTPNQRYAEGIAYSTEKLDLKGYFEIEFDIYLGDKDDLGADGITFVIHDDPRKFQAFGTYGEGIGYGRFNANFVSGNFIAPSVAVEFDTYQNAFQNDPYSDHVAFLVNGSSYHTEYWNNEDQQFNLEDDQMHNFRFSWNPETYEIIVRLDNTIVYQGKQNLIDDIFNGNTEVIWGFTSSTGNKYNLQYFCFRRIAYQPSPQSASEIFGSEAE, encoded by the coding sequence ATGAACCGATATATTATCCTTCTTGGTGTAGCATTATGCTGCCATCCGGCAATGGCTCAGTTCGAATTGCTAGGTACCGCCGATTATATGCCTTCGGGTTGCATATTACTTACCCCTAATCAGCGCTACGCCGAAGGTATTGCCTACAGTACGGAGAAGCTGGACTTAAAAGGATACTTCGAGATAGAGTTTGATATTTACCTGGGCGATAAAGATGACTTAGGGGCTGATGGTATTACGTTTGTTATTCATGATGACCCTCGGAAGTTTCAGGCATTTGGTACCTACGGCGAGGGCATTGGCTACGGACGCTTTAATGCCAATTTTGTGTCTGGTAACTTCATCGCTCCTTCCGTGGCGGTAGAATTTGATACTTACCAGAATGCGTTTCAGAACGACCCGTACAGCGATCACGTAGCTTTTTTGGTGAACGGAAGTAGCTACCATACTGAGTACTGGAATAATGAAGACCAGCAGTTTAATCTGGAAGATGACCAGATGCATAACTTTCGCTTTAGCTGGAACCCCGAAACGTATGAGATTATCGTTCGGCTGGATAATACAATTGTTTATCAGGGTAAGCAGAATCTAATCGACGACATATTCAACGGAAATACGGAGGTGATTTGGGGCTTTACTTCGTCTACTGGAAATAAGTACAATCTACAGTACTTTTGCTTTCGCCGGATTGCGTACCAACCTTCCCCCCAATCTGCTAGCGAAATCTTCGGGTCGGAAGCAGAATAA